Genomic DNA from Bacteroides zhangwenhongii:
GAAAGGGACAGGGTGACGCTCTTCACGCTCACGTACGCCTGCTTCTTCTGCGCCTTACCCGTGGTGGGATCGGTAGTCTCGGCAATGACGTAGATATCGCTCGTGCCCACCAGCAGGTATTTGGTCAGGTCAAGGGTATAGGTACCCTTGCTCACTTCCTTCAGCGAGGAGGAATAAGTGGTGGTCGTCCCGCGCTTCACCTGGATGGTGACGGTCGCTTTCTGTCCGGTACTGCTACCCTTGTCATCACCGCCGGCAACCTGGTGGTCATAGGTATAGGTAAGTTTCACCGCTCCGCCTTCCTTCACGGTTTTCTTGTCGGTCTCGGCAAGCAGCACGATCTTGGTGGTGGAGGACTCACCGCCGCCACCGCTGCCGGCCGGGATGTCAACGCTCGCGATCTCCGCCCCGCTCTTGTTGGTCAGCGCAAGGCGGACACTGCTCTCGTCGTCGCTCACTTCCGCGCTCATGCCGAACACGGTACCGGCTTCCACCTCCTGGAATTTGGCGGCGACGGTCTTGTTCTGGACGGGATTGGTACTGTCAGCATCCAGGCTCTCGTCCACTTCCAGCTTGTCGATGGTCAGATCCACGTTGCCCTCGCTGTCGGGAACTTTCTTCTCGCCGTTCACCGTCAGGCTCTTCATCGTTCCGGCACCGCCGAAGTCCTCCCAGCTCGCCTCCTGCTCCCAGCTCGACAGACTTGTCCCCACGAACTGTTTGGTCTCCCATTTGCCCTGCGAGACTTCATAGGTGATGCAACGGCCCTTGTAACGGTATTTCTCATCCACGGCACCGATCGCGGAGGAAAGGACATAATAACCGCTCTCCAAAGGGACTTCCGCCGTCACATTATACGTGTTACCGCCACCACCCGTACCACCGGGAATATCAACGGAGGCAATCTCCGTCCCGGTCTTCCCCAGCAGGGTGAGTTTCACCGTGTCGTTCTCCTCATCAGGGACGGCCGTCATGCCACCGACCAAACCGTCGTTCACACCGGCGGCGGCATCCTCCGCCTGTTTCGCAGCCGCGGATGCCGCTGCCGCGGCGGAATTTGCAGTTTCAGCAGCCTGATTGGCGGTACCGGCCGCATCAGACGCCATACCCGCAGCTTTATTCGCCAAAGCCGCAGCATTATCCGCTTTCGTGGCAGACGCATTCGCCGTGGCAGCGGCATCATCGGCCGGTTTACGCAAAAGGGTAAGCGGAGCACTCACCAGCTCACTGCCGCGAAGGGCGGGGAGACTTTTGATATTGTCAAGGGAGCTGACCTCCACAAGTTCATCAACGCTCTGGCTCTCGGCCTTGATAGCGTTCAGGATCTCCTGTTTTTCCGCATTTGTCATGGCTAATCCTCCATTACCCTTCTATCTGTTTCACTATTTGGGAATAACAGCCCGGAGTAAGACCGGTAACAGCTTCCTTTATCAAAACCGCATCCTCCGATGTCAGATCCACATCCGCATCGGAACCCATAATCCTCATGCAAAGACTGTAAGCATGTAATTTCTTTTCATTATCCGTCTGAATATTACCGCTCGGACGGAAACCGGTACCGTTGAACAGGCACTGGGAGACTATGACTCCCATACACTGGGGTTTCTTATCAATCAACAGCACGCTACCGTCGAAATCCTTAAAATACACATTAAAATTTACTTTCATATCCTTTATTTTTAGATATATGTCATCTTAACGACAATTCCATTAACAACCTCAAGGGTATAGTTATAAGTTATAAAATCACTCTTTACAGCCCACTGGAAGGTACCTGAAACACCCTTTCGGTAACTGTATGTCCCATCGCTGGCCAGGCTCCATCCCGTACCGTAATTGTTCGACAGGATATCACCACAATACACCGCCCCGTTCACATGCACACCACCGTCAAAATAGCCGGCATAAGTATTGGCACTGATAGGATAGCTCTGACCAGAGGACTTGCTGGAGGCATAGATAGCGGCACCACCCAGATTCGAGCCTACGGCCTTGACACCGAACCGTCCCTGCGTGGCGGCATTAAAGGACACATCCACAATACCCTCCATGTCCGTTTGTGAGACACCAAGTTTCAGACTGCGGGAATCATTGCCGAAATAATCACCGGCTTTCCAGTACAACCGTCCGGAATCAATCGTAAAACCGCCGATTTTACCCTCATAGGCATACACTGTACCGTAAATCTTGGCGTTGCGCGTCTCAATACTACCGTCTTCCAGAATCTTGAAATTATCATTAGCCGTAACAAGCCCCTCCAAAGTGATATTATCGCCCTTGATTTTTACGCCGTCACCCCCAACACCTACAAGGGATTTCAAATTTCCATCACCGTCAATGGCATACAACCCGGAATATTTGGAAGTAACCATCAGGCCGGTCTCTTCCAGCAGGTTCTCGTCTTTGTCGAACACCGCCGCCGAAATCTTTACCAGACGCTCCGACTGCTCGAAAAGGGTTTTATAACGGTGTGTCAGGGATTCCACACGGTCGGTGCCCAATATGAGCATATACAGGTAAATATCACCGGTAAAACTCAATTTAAAATCACCTGTACCGTTCCAGAGTCCGCTACAGGTGTACTGTACGTACCCGTCGGTCGCGGACAGTTCTTCCTCCACCTCCATGCTGTTGAAATTGGCAAAGCCTGTCTTATCCACACCCACAAACTCCACACGCAGCGTGCCGGCCTTGGCACAGCGGTAAAAGAAAGTCAGGAACACCGGGACGGCTTCCTTCTCCCCACTGTCATTTTCAGGCATGGAGGGAATACTTTTCAGGTTCTCACGTTTCTGGAGGATGTACTTGTTACGAATCCGGACAACCGTACGGCCGTCATCCTCGGTCACGCTCGCGCTGTCACCCTTCCTCGTCAAGACGTTACCGTTCGCCCAGATCCACCGGTTGCCCACAAGGAAGAACACGGTCTCGTTCTCCGTGTTCCACTTCATAAGGCCGTCATCAAAGGCGGGGTTATTCAGGTAGCCGCGCTCGGTGGCGAAGTCATTCCGCAGGGCGGTGACGGAACTGACGATTTTCCCCTCGACTATCTCGAACTTCGTCTTGATATCCTCGCCCGTTACCAGAAGGAACGTACCACGCAGGTAGGCGTTGTCGCTGTACAGGCCATCACCGTGAGGCTGGTTGTCTGAAGGGAACCAGTCGTCACTGATACCGTCAAGGTTGCCCAGACGGGCACGCAGGCAGCCGGTGAAGTTCTTCGCCTTCACCACGTCCATCACGTCCACACGGGGCTGCCCGTCCTCGGTGGCGGAGATCAGGATCAGGTTCTGGCGCAACGGATTCTCCGTGTTGCCCATCAGCACGCACTCGTCACCAGCCTCCGGAAGGGAAGCGCCGAACTCGTCCTCGCCCACGATGATGGAACCACCCTCCACGCCGGTCACCTCAACCCAATAGCTTTTCAAATTCCCGCCGCTGAAGGTCTGGCAGCGCATGAGGTCATGGGCCACGAAAGTGTTCTCCTGCTCGAAGGTGATCCTCCAGTAACCGCCCTCAAGAACAGCGGTCTTTATTTTCCCGTTGGCGGCACTGACACAAAGCTGGCCGCCGACGCTGCGTACCTTCTCGATAAGCAGCTCCAATACTACCATGACCTGGCGTACCGTCAGCTTGTCGATGGTCAGATGGGACAAAGCGTCCTCCATCCAGAGCCGCCAGCCCTCACCGAAAAGACCGTCCACGAATTTCGGACTGCGAAGAAGCTCACGCACGACAAGGGTCAGCAACTCGGCATTGCCCTTGTCATCAATACCCGCATTATCCTCCTGTCCGAAAGAGGCTCCCGCTTCGAAGGTGATCTTCCCCTTTGCACGGTCATTCTTTTTTTTGCTGATGTGTTCCGCCTGGCTTCTCCGCGCAGAAAAAAGATTGTTGTCCGTAGGCAGTGTCTTGTCCCAGCTACGGATAATGTCAGGAAGCGCGGTACCCTCCGCCTTTGACTTCGTATAGTTTTTCAGTTCCCCGATACTGTCATTCACCCGTTCAAACGCACCACTATGCAGGGCATTGCTGATCTCGATGTCCATCTCCCCGGGTTGGTTCACCTTCCGGGTAATTTTCGTGATACGGCTGCTGCGATAACCGGTTTCGGGGAAATACTCCTCGCTTTCAAGTCTCACACGGCGGCCTACGGACAGGGAAACACCGTTCTCCTCAATCCACACATGGTCAGTCGGGGCCTTGTAAACGGCAAGATCCTGCCAGTGTTCGGTATTGAACTGTTCCACCGCCGTAAGAAACTCCTCCTCGGCAAGCGGGTAATATTCGTCCGGCATACGGATATTCCAGAGAATATAACGGTCACCGGATTTCGGGACAAGTTTGCCGCCGGGGAGTTGCGTGTCATCATCATAGGGCCATATCGTAATAATCTCGAACTCACGGGTGGCACTGTTGAAATTCACCTCGAAACAGTGGTCCTCACCCTGCCCCAGTCCGGAAAGGTCACCGTCCTGGAACGATACACGTTTGGTCTCGTCGGGCAGCTCGTAATCGTTCGGATCGAAGTTCAGGCTGTCGTCCCTGAAATAATAGACCGTGAAAGGGTTGCCGTCGTCATCTTTCACATCTTCGCTGCGCACACTGCTGACAGCCCCGATCCTGCGGGGATAAATGCCGCTGAAGGCGTCTTGCTCGTAACGGTCATAGATGCCGTACTCCTCCGTATGTATCTCGACATATTGCCTGCCCCCCGGAAGCATCAGGCGGCTATGCCCGTATTTTGACGGATCTATGTTCCGCGTGCTGCCTACCGGGAACAACCGGGTATAAAAATTGTCGGTACCCGTCGTGTCGCGTTCGATTCCGGTCAGTCCCTTCCCGTAGCCCAGCGTTATTTCCTCGCCATGCTCACACCGGCACACGTTCACGGTCTGGCCTTCCACCCACCATTCAGCCTGCCCGCCGACCGCTTCGGCTATCTCTTTCAGGGCTTCGTTGCAGTACTTCCCCTCGTAATCGATGACGATAAGGTCCGTACCGTCCACCCGCCCCACTTTCCAGTCGGTGGTGTGGTTCATTCCGTCATTGATACACTTCACGATCATGGCCACGTGTTCACGCGGAGTCGCTGTCAGCGTGAACACAGGCTCGGTGTTCCCGTCGGTGGTCTCCAGCACAAGAAAACGTCTCACCAGGCTCTCGATGCCGTAAAACTTCAAATCATATACCCACTCCTGGCCGCTCTTCTGCTTCGGGGCGTACCGTTCGGTCAGCCAGTAGCGCTCACCCTCAAAGTCCACCCGGTCATTCACGTCCAGGGCGATATATTCGTAATGCGTGAAAGAGAGTGTCAGGACATTGTCACCCTGTACCTCCTTCACCTGGGTGGAGCTGTCACCCGCCTCTATATCGGTCCGTCTGTTGCCGTTGCTGTCATAGATGGTCAGCATGTCTGTATCTTATTTAAACGTCGTTTGAATAGGGTTTGAATCACATTTATATGACCGGGACAGGTTCCCGGAACTTCACCTTGAACTTGCCGGCGTGCACGCCTTCCTTCCAGAGATAGGTCAGAGGCTGGAACTTGCTGCAATCCGTATATTTCACACGGAGAGTCAGGGCAAGTTGGGGAAAGGAAATCTCAAGCCACCCGTCACGGCCTTTCTTCAGGAAATTGATGAACTCGAAATACTTCTTCAGCCAGCCGGCCTGCGTTTTGCCAAACAGGGCGAAATGAAGCGTCACGTCACGGGCCTCATTCCTGGGCGTCAGCACGGAGGAATATTTCTCCCCGTCCTCCTCCCGGATATTCACGGCCGTATCCGTTTTCGTCTTGCTCGGGGTCAGGATGGCGGTCAGGTTATCCATCCCGCCGCGCTTGTCCTCAACGAGGAACACCCCGTATGTGCTCCAGATGTCGGTACCGTTGACAAGTACCAGACCGCCTAATATCTTTTCCATATCATTTGCATTTTACTCCGTCACGATTGATTTTACGAATCTCTTCCTCTATTTTGCCAAGGTGCGACGCGCTCGTGCCGGTGTTCTCCTCGATACGGGCAAGATGCCCCTCGGCGGTGTTCATCTTGTCGATGACGCTCTCCATCTTCTCATCGATGCTCGACCAGTGTTGCAACCCGCTGGTGAACATGCCGTCCAGTTTTGTACCCTGGTCCTGTGTCATGGCTGAAAAACCGCCGGTTTTGGCGCTCTGGCTCGTACCGCCCGAGTTATCGTACCCGGTGGCCGCGGCAAGATTGTCACGAAGAGCGACGGCTTCCTCGACATACTTCATGTACTCGTCCTGGAGAGCCTTACGCTCGGCTTCTGTAAGGTCATTGTCTTCCATCGCCTTGCCGAATTTCTCCCACCAGCCTTTCAGCTTGTCGGAATACAGCTCACCGATCTTGTTTGACAGCATCGCACGCATGAAATACTCGGATATGTCCTCCGCCGCGGCTGCGGCATCATACTTCATATCCATCAGGTTATCCACGAAACTGCTGTACATGCTGTCAAAGGAAATACCGGTGAGACCTTCATACAGCTGGTCGGTAAGTTCCTCCAGCTTGCCCGCCTGGTCGATGTAGTCATCCAGCTTCTCGGTCAGACGACCTCCATATCCGCCCTTGCCGGTATCTTGGATCTGCGTCCACATGTCCACGTTACTGCGCAACTTCTTCATCTCCTCCGGACTTAGGTTCCAGATGTCACCGTTCCAGCTACGCCCGATCTGACCGCTCAAACGGTCAATCTGTTCCTGTGAGAAACCGCCCCAGTAATAATTCCAGCTGTGATGCGAACCGTGATAGCCGGCCTGCGACATGGCCATGTCCAGATAGTTCGAGTTCGTCTCCTGCTGGAGCCTGTAGGCATCCCGGTAGGCGGCCACGGACTTTGTACCCTTGCTCGCCTTGATCTCCTCCGTCAGGTCCTCGATAGCCGTCTGCAAGGTCTCGTTACGCTCGGTCAGCCGGTCGATGGTTTCCTGGACCTCTTTGGCATTGCTTGAAGTCGTCCAGGAGGAAAATCCGCCCCAGGTCAATGCGTCGAATATCTTGCCCACACCGGAAAGCAGCGATTTTCCGATAGTCACAAAAAGATCACCGGAAAGCACATCGTCAAGAATACCGCTCACGGCATTGAACACCGCGTCGAGCAGGCCACCGATGACCACACTCAAACCATCTTTGAAAAGGTCTATAATACTTACAATCCAGCCGACAACAGGCACATCCTCAAGTGTTTCGGAAACCTTTCCGAAAGCCTCGCCCAGTTTGCCGTCCACTTCCTTGGCACCTTTGCCGAGTGTGATCAGGCCATTATACGCCCCGCTGATACTGCCGGAGGCAATCTGCTGCAATCCGTCCCTCACATTCTCCATACTGGTCTTCAGACCGGAGGCAGTATTCGAGAGGGACTGCCGGGCACTGTCAGCCGTTTCCTGCAAGGCGTTTATATTCTCACTCGCGGCATCGGCATTAGCCTGCGCCGTTTCCAGGGCTTGCCGGGCGGACTCCTTCTCCTGTTCGGTTCCGGACTGTTGCGCCTCAATGTATGATTTCTGGGCGGCAATGAGCGCCGTATAGGTGTCCGCATACACCGCCTGTGCCTCCTTCAGGTCTGAAAGGGCTTTCTGGTAGGCAGTAACCTCGGCACCCAGTTTCTTGAAACTGACCTTGCCGGAACCGCCCAAAGCCCTCTCCATCTGCTGGACGGCAGAGACAAGCGCGTCCTGACTGGCATGGTCGGCATTTCGGAACTCGTCAGTGAGCATGTATTTTCTGGCATCCGCCAATACAGGCTTTATCATATCGGAAAACATCCCGCCGAATTCACCGAAGACAGTACCCCAGTCAATACGGGCTTTCAGTTCCTGCACTTCGATGCCGGCAAGTTTGCTGTCACGTTCAACACCGAGAGAGAGCTTCTCGCTGCCGGATGTCGTCTTTTGTATCTTTTCCGCATATTCGGTCGCGATGGCGAGTTTCTTCTGCTGGAAGGTGCCGTAGGCCTGCAAATATTCCTGCATCACTCCGAACTCTTCCCGATAAGCTTCCGCTATTTTTTTCTGTCGGCCGGACTCGTTCAACTCACGGGCCTTGTCTATTTCGGACTGCTGATCTTCCGACAGCGAACCGGACTGCCCCGCTTTCGCGTTGTCACGTTTCCAACCGGCTTCCTGCTTGGCTATTTCATCCTTGCGTGCCTGGTATTCATTGTCTATCTGGCGCAGCTTCTTCTCCAGCCCCTCGGTCATCATCTCAATCTCCGCCTCGTCATTCTTCCTTTGCAGCCCGACGAGTTCCTGGCCCAGCTTTTCAGAAACCTGTTTGCGGCGTTGGGCTTCCTTCTCCGCCTTGTCCGCCTTCTTCCGTTCGGCCTCGGAATCCTTATCCTCACCGGGCTTGACCTTGTCGTACTCCTTTTTGGCGGTATCGACGGCATCCTTCAGTTCTTTCGCCTTCTTCTCAAACTCCTCACGGGAAAGGCTGTTGGACGTTTCCTGAAGAAAGGCGTTATAAGCCTTGAGCGCGTCCTGGTATTTCTCTTTTGCCGCAGCCACCCAGTCAGTGCTTGAATCCGTGGGCAGGTTACGCCGGTTTTGTTCCGAAACCAGTTTGTTCAGCTGATACTTCAGTTCGTCACGGGAATAAGTTCCGGTAAGATTTTCGTCACCCTGCGTAATCTTTCCGTATTCCTTCTCCTGGACAGACATCCGGGCAAGCAGGGTTCTACGCTGCTTTATCTGCTGTGCAAGGGTCTCGTTACTCACACCGGTCAGGTTTTCGAAATAGGCATTTACCTCGTCCTTGCGGATTTGTCCGTTCAGGCTCTTGCGTTTTCCGTACAGATTCTGAAGCTCTGCCTCCTCATCCCTTGAACGTGCGGATTTCTGGACATATCGGGCTCTTTGCCGCCCGTAGCTGTCCTGGTAATATTCGGTTGCCAACCGGGTCTTGCCTTCAAGTTCTTTTATCCTGTCATCCACACGTTTCAATTCATTGGCGGGATTGGATATGGACTCACCGGCTTCCAATCGGGCTATCTCTTCCTTGATTTTCTTGATATTCTTCAGTTTCTCATACTCGGTGTCGTATTTGGAGAATATATCCGGATATTTCTGTTCCAGCTTGTTTAGCGCCTCACGCCGGACATCCGTGGACACGGCTTCATCCCCGGCAATGGAACACAGCTCCTCTATTTTGCGCCTGTGCTCTTCCTCGGCCTCTATGGTTTTCTGCTTCTGCTGCTGATACCTTTCCTCGGATTCCTGCAAACGTTCGGTTTCCGTCTTCATGGAGATCAGTGCCACGGCAACACCGGCAAGCAGGGTCGCAACCAGCACATAGGGATTGGAAAGCATGGTCCGGTTGAGCATCTTCTGCGCTTTCTCAACCAGCAGGAGCCAGTTGTAATGCAACGCCTCCGCAGCCACCGCCCAGCCTTTCACGGCCGTGACTGTCATGACGGCGGTCCGGTACACACCATACGTGCCGACAAGCCCGAGCAGGATACGGCCGAAACGTTCGTAATGCTCCACCATGTAGGAAACACCGGAAAGCGTGGTGTTGATGACACCTTCCGACTGCTGCCCGATTTCATTGAACATCATTGAAACGGCATCCTCTATATTGGAGATCTGTCCGGTTATCGTTTTGGATTGTGCCTCCATCAGACCACCGAATTTTCCGCCCTCGTCCGTCAGGCTCTCTATGACCTTCTGCACTTCGGGAAAACCGACCTTGCCTTCCTCCACAAGCTCCTTCACCTTGCTTTCAGCCACGCCGAACTGCTTGGCCAGTTCGGCGATCATAGGGATGCCCCGGCCGGTGAACTGGTTCAGGTCCTGTGTATAAAGCCGTCCCTGGGACATGGTGGTGCCGTAAAGATAGACCAGATCGTT
This window encodes:
- a CDS encoding tape measure protein — encoded protein: MKPVQIEFLMVDHLSARLDKAVGKIERMSQQASSANRQIRELDRSGSLLNNTVGKLAAAFTIKELVSNITKVRGEFQQLEVSFQTMLGSAEKADTLMQQLVHTAATTPFGLEDVAQGAKQLLAYGFEAEKVNETLIRLGDIAAGLSIPLNDLVYLYGTTMSQGRLYTQDLNQFTGRGIPMIAELAKQFGVAESKVKELVEEGKVGFPEVQKVIESLTDEGGKFGGLMEAQSKTITGQISNIEDAVSMMFNEIGQQSEGVINTTLSGVSYMVEHYERFGRILLGLVGTYGVYRTAVMTVTAVKGWAVAAEALHYNWLLLVEKAQKMLNRTMLSNPYVLVATLLAGVAVALISMKTETERLQESEERYQQQKQKTIEAEEEHRRKIEELCSIAGDEAVSTDVRREALNKLEQKYPDIFSKYDTEYEKLKNIKKIKEEIARLEAGESISNPANELKRVDDRIKELEGKTRLATEYYQDSYGRQRARYVQKSARSRDEEAELQNLYGKRKSLNGQIRKDEVNAYFENLTGVSNETLAQQIKQRRTLLARMSVQEKEYGKITQGDENLTGTYSRDELKYQLNKLVSEQNRRNLPTDSSTDWVAAAKEKYQDALKAYNAFLQETSNSLSREEFEKKAKELKDAVDTAKKEYDKVKPGEDKDSEAERKKADKAEKEAQRRKQVSEKLGQELVGLQRKNDEAEIEMMTEGLEKKLRQIDNEYQARKDEIAKQEAGWKRDNAKAGQSGSLSEDQQSEIDKARELNESGRQKKIAEAYREEFGVMQEYLQAYGTFQQKKLAIATEYAEKIQKTTSGSEKLSLGVERDSKLAGIEVQELKARIDWGTVFGEFGGMFSDMIKPVLADARKYMLTDEFRNADHASQDALVSAVQQMERALGGSGKVSFKKLGAEVTAYQKALSDLKEAQAVYADTYTALIAAQKSYIEAQQSGTEQEKESARQALETAQANADAASENINALQETADSARQSLSNTASGLKTSMENVRDGLQQIASGSISGAYNGLITLGKGAKEVDGKLGEAFGKVSETLEDVPVVGWIVSIIDLFKDGLSVVIGGLLDAVFNAVSGILDDVLSGDLFVTIGKSLLSGVGKIFDALTWGGFSSWTTSSNAKEVQETIDRLTERNETLQTAIEDLTEEIKASKGTKSVAAYRDAYRLQQETNSNYLDMAMSQAGYHGSHHSWNYYWGGFSQEQIDRLSGQIGRSWNGDIWNLSPEEMKKLRSNVDMWTQIQDTGKGGYGGRLTEKLDDYIDQAGKLEELTDQLYEGLTGISFDSMYSSFVDNLMDMKYDAAAAAEDISEYFMRAMLSNKIGELYSDKLKGWWEKFGKAMEDNDLTEAERKALQDEYMKYVEEAVALRDNLAAATGYDNSGGTSQSAKTGGFSAMTQDQGTKLDGMFTSGLQHWSSIDEKMESVIDKMNTAEGHLARIEENTGTSASHLGKIEEEIRKINRDGVKCK